TTACCATTAACCTGAACAATGGGTAAAACCGATAGATATTGAGACAGTTGACCAGATCGATCAGGATCGATTTGCCAGCCTCTGGCCAGTCTGGCGGATGCCGAATGTCCTTTTTTACTTTTTGGAGGGCTGTCCGCCAACAAAACAGGCGTTATCTCGTTTGTATAACCTAATACCTGCTCCCAGACCGGCTGTTTATCGGACTGAAGCTTAGTAATGACATGATCCATACAATCTCTGGCTTTTTCACCACAGGAAACATCGCAAACCGACATCAACAAATGCATGACTTTCCAGCGCTCATTAATGATGCCAGCCTGATCAACAACGTCGAACAGGTAAGTCAGCCAGTCAGCATCTTTTTCCGTCAACTCATTTAAGCGACGACGGTCACCAGATACCAGATAAAACTGATTGCTATTGTAGTGATGGTTATCCAAAAGATATTGATTACGTTCTACCTGGGAAACACAGGCACCCTTGAACGAACTGCCAATATTCGTGACTTTGGACCGGTTTCCATAAAAAGGGTGATACTTAGTCACCAAAATATCTTCAGGGGCATTATGACGGGTCAGCTCAAACAGCTCGCTCAGCAAATCCAGAGACTCTCTTTTATGCAGCGTATTGCAAAGCCCATTGCTGATACCAATGCCAAAATGAGCAGAACAGCTCTCTTTTGAAACCTGTTGGCCGGAAAGTTTTCTGACATGACTGCTGGTAGAGGCATACAGAAGAGGCAGCGATTCATACAATGGTACCTTGATCTCCTTATAAGGGTTGTGATGATTCAAAATAAACTGATCGCCTTGACCATCCTTCTGTTCCCTACGTAGAATCGCAGCCCCCGAAGGCAGAAATGGAACCATGTTCTTAGCCCGAATATTTCATAAAAGGAGGCAAGTTCCGCCCAATCACTTGATATAATTGGGTCGACCAAAAGAAAGCTTCGGAAGAAGCAAACCGGAACTTGCCATGCCCAAATCTACACAAGAACAGCTTCGTTTTCATCCCTCAAATGGAAAAACCATCCGGGCAGACTTCAATGGTGGGGAGTTATCTTCTGACTTTGGCACTCTGCTGCTACGGGAAACCATTCTGCAGAGCGGTCTTATCTGCAAAATGACTGATGCCATCAATGACAGACGCCATCAATCCTATATCGACCACTCCCTGAAAGAACTTCTGGTTCAGCGGGTTCTGCAAATGGCCTGCGGCTATGAAGATGCCAACGACAGTAACCGTTTGCGTAAAGACCCTATGTTCAAACTGGCCACTGGTCGCAATCCGTTGGACAGCGATAACCATCTCGCATCAGCGCCCACTTTTACCCGGCTGGGACAATCTATGACCCGCTCCGACATTTACAGGATGGCTGAAGCATTTGTGCATCACTTTATCAGCAGTTACAAGCTGCCACCCCCGGTGATCGTTATCGATCTTGATCATACACCGGCCATTACTCATGGTGGCCAGCAGATGAACCTGTTTAATGCCAAATATCAGGACTACTGCTACTTGCCCCTGATGATTTTTGAGGGACTCAGCGGCAAGCTGATTACGGCGATTCTTCGTCCGGGGAAAACCCCAACGGGCAAGGAAAATGCAGCTATTCTCGAACGGGTCATTCGGCTGCTTCGGAAAAAGTGGCCGAAAACCCATCTACTGGTTCGGGGAGACAGCCACTTCGCTCAACCAGAGTTAATGTGGGTGGTTCAGAATGCCCCTCATTCGGATTATGTCCTGGGCAAAGGTGCAGGCCACAAAACGGCTTTGCGGCCAAAAGCCAAAGAGTTGTTGGATGAAGCGCGTCAAGCTCTGAAGGTCAAGACTGAGCTGGCAAGACTGAACAACATGCCAGAACCTGATCGGCTCA
Above is a window of Endozoicomonas montiporae CL-33 DNA encoding:
- a CDS encoding IS1380 family transposase yields the protein MPKSTQEQLRFHPSNGKTIRADFNGGELSSDFGTLLLRETILQSGLICKMTDAINDRRHQSYIDHSLKELLVQRVLQMACGYEDANDSNRLRKDPMFKLATGRNPLDSDNHLASAPTFTRLGQSMTRSDIYRMAEAFVHHFISSYKLPPPVIVIDLDHTPAITHGGQQMNLFNAKYQDYCYLPLMIFEGLSGKLITAILRPGKTPTGKENAAILERVIRLLRKKWPKTHLLVRGDSHFAQPELMWVVQNAPHSDYVLGKGAGHKTALRPKAKELLDEARQALKVKTELARLNNMPEPDRLRLYGEAEYQAKSWKGLDTRIIYKAEVNQKGDNPRFIVTSMKEASPEVIYEELYCPRGQDENFIKHLKSDLSGDRLSDQGFLANHLRMFYACAAYVLHYELRTKTLKGTELEKAQPSTVIMKLCKVAVKVVEYKDRIKLHLPRSCPFKRLLQHVTEVFYQMPILRPG